The proteins below come from a single Diceros bicornis minor isolate mBicDic1 chromosome 3, mDicBic1.mat.cur, whole genome shotgun sequence genomic window:
- the AGAP3 gene encoding arf-GAP with GTPase, ANK repeat and PH domain-containing protein 3 isoform X2, translating into MERGWPPGDSRSPERPAVCRRALSVCDSLDVHGAPAGRAAAALQAALCAAREQPARPRSVCSGGSGRPPSGARSLLLGLLRPRLGRRGPTDGHSPAPRPAPSGRPGSAASSPAPSPAPAPRSRPPGAQAPRPRPTSMTFLEVNRLELAAAEAEGAGAGLGRAGSAGFLRGASLWSSQRWQVLRGGGGRGGPGPRRGLSALRKSFSFRLRRGQEIRRAESGLLPRVRTRSDGDASSLGAFPSRRDLLLGAEAPRPAPEPGRPRAAASLWRLLTSRFRRREPEPAPAEPLWSRRAAADPGLLGAPSDSFVNSQEWTLSRSVPELKVGIVGNLSSGKSALVHRYLTGTYVQEESPEGGRFKKEIVVDGQSYLLLIRDEGGPPELQFAAWVDAVVFVFSLEDEISFQTVYNYFLRLCSFRNASEVPMVLVGTQDAISAANPRVIDDSRARKLSTDLKRCTYYETCATYGLNVERVFQDVAQKVVALRKKQQLAIGPCKSLPNSPSHSAVSAASIPAVHINQATNGGSSAFSDYSSSVPSTPSISQRELRIETIAASSTPTPIRKQSKRRSNIFTSRKGADLDREKKAAECKVDSIGSGRAIPIKQGILLKRSGKSLNKEWKKKYVTLCDNGLLTYHPSLHDYMQNIHGKEIDLLRTTVKVPGKRLPRATPATAPGTSPRANGLALERSNTQLGGGTASGPAEVLSSSPKLEPPPSPHSNRKKHRRKKSTGTPRPDGPSSATEETEESFEFVVVSLTGQTWHFEASTAEERELWVQSVQAQILASLQGCRSAKDKTRLGNQNAALAVQAVRTVRGNSFCIDCDAPNPDWASLNLGALMCIECSGTHRHLGAHLSRVRSLDLDDWPPELLAVMTAMGNALANSVWEGALDGYAKPGPDACREEKERWIRAKYEQKLFLAPLPSSDVPLGQQLLRAVVEDDLRLLVMLLAHGSKEEVNETYGDGDGRTALHLSSAMANVVFTQLLIWYGVDVRSRDARGLTPLAYARRAGSQECADILIQHGCPAEGCGLAPTPNREPANGTNTSAELHRSPSLL; encoded by the exons ATGGAGCGGGGCTGGCCGCCGGGGGACAGCCGCAGCCCGGAGCGGCCAGCCGTCTGCCGCCGCGCCCTCAGCGTCTGCGACTCGCTGGACGTGCACGGCGCCCCGGCCGGCCGTGCCGCCGCCGCCCTGCAGGCCGCCCTGTGCGCCGCGCGCGAGCAGCCGGCGCGGCCGCGGAGCGTGTGCTCGGGCGGCTCGGGGCGGCCGCCCTCCGGCGCCCGCAGCCTGCTGCTCGGCCTCCTGCGCCCGCGCCTCGGCCGCCGCGGCCCCACCGACGGGCATTCGCCGGCTCCCAGGCCTGCGCCCTCGGGGCGCCCCGGCTCGGCCGCGAGCAGCCCGGCACCCAGTCCCGCGCCTGCCCCGCGCAGCCGCCCGCCGGGGGCCCAGGCGCCGCGGCCGCGGCCCACCAGCATGACGTTCCTGGAGGTGAACCGCCTGGAGCTGGCGGCGGCCGAGGCCGAGGGCGCGGGCGCGGGACTGGGCCGCGCGGGCAGCGCGGGCTTCCTGCGGGGCGCCTCGCTGTGGAGCAGCCAGCGCTGGCAGGTGCTGCGCGGCGGCGGTGGGCGCGGCGGCCCGGGCCCCCGGCGCGGCCTGTCGGCGCTGAGGAAGAGCTTCAGCTTCCGCCTGCGCCGCGGCCAGGAGATCCGGCGCGCCGAGTCGGGGCTGCTGCCCCGGGTGCGCACCCGCAGCGACGGCGACGCCAGCTCCCTGGGCGCCTTCCCCAGCCGCCGCGACCTGCTGCTGGGCGCCgaggccccgcgccccgcgccggaGCCCGGCCGCCCCCGCGCCGCCGCCAGCCTCTGGAGGCTGCTCACCAGCCGCTTCCGCCGGAGGGAGCCGGAGCCCGCGCCCGCCGAGCCGCTGTGGAGCCGCAGGGCGGCCGCGGACCCCGGGCTCCTGGGCGCGCCGAGCG ACTCCTTTGTGAACAGCCAGGAGTGGACCCTGAGCCGCTCGGTGCCGGAGCTTAAGGTG GGCATTGTGGGAAACCTGTCTAGTGGGAAGTCGGCCCTGGTGCACCGCTATCTCACGGGGACGTATGTCCAGGAGGAGTCCCCTGAAG GGGGTCGGTTTAAGAAGGAGATTGTGGTGGATGGCCAGAGTTACCTGCTGCTGATTCGAGATGAAGGAGGCCCCCCTGAGCTCCAG TTTGCTGCCTGGGTGGACGCAGTGGTGTTTGTGTTCAGCCTGGAGGATGAAATCAGCTTCCAGACGGTGTACAACTACTTCCTGCGGCTCTGCAGCTTCCGCAACGCCAGCGAGGTGCCCATGGTGCTGGTGGGCACGCAGG ATGCCATCAGTGCCGCAAACCCCCGGGTCATCGACGACAGCAGGGCCCGCAAGCTCTCCACGGACTTGAAGCGCTGCACCTACTATGAGACATGCGCGACCTACGGGCTCAATGTGGAGCGTGTCTTCCAGGACG TGGCCCAGAAGGTAGTGGCCTTGCGGAAGAAGCAGCAGCTGGCCATCGGGCCCTGCAAGTCACTGCCCAACTCCCCCAGCCACTCGGCAGTGTCCGCCGCCTCCATCCCGGCCGTGCACATCAACCAG GCCACGAATGGCGGCAGCAGCGCCTTCAGCGACTACTCATCCTCagtcccctccacccccagcatCAGCCAGCGGGAGCTGCGCATCGAGACCATCGCTGCCTCCTCTACCCCCACACCCATCCGCAAGCAATCCAAGCGGCGCTCCAACATCTTCACG TCTCGAAAGGGTGCTGACTTGGACCGGGAGAAAAAAGCCGCCGAGTGCAAGGTGGACAGTATCGGGAGTGGTCGGGCCATCCCCATTAAGCAG GGCATCCTGCTGAAGCGGAGTGGCAAGTCCCTGAACAAGGAGTGGAAGAAGAAGTACGTGACACTCTGTGACAACGGGCTGCTCACCTACCACCCCAGCCTGCAC GATTACATGCAGAACATCCACGGCAAGGAGATTGACCTCCTGCGGACAACAGTGAAAGTGCCAGGGAAGCGCCTGCCTCGAGCCACACCTGCCACAGCCCCAGGCACCAGCCCTCGGGCCAATGGGCTGGCCTTGGAGCGGAGTAACACACAGCTGGGTGGAGGCACAG CCAGTGGCCCAGCTGAGGTGCTCAGTTCCAGCCCCAAGCTGGAGCCTCCCCCATCTCCCCACTCCAACCGGAAGAAGCACCGGCGGAAAAAGAGCACCGGGACCCCCCGACCCGACGGCCCCAGCAGTGCTACTGAAG AGACGGAGGAGTCGTTTGAGTTTGTGGTGGTGTCCCTCACTGGGCAGACATGGCACTTCGAGGCCTCGACTGCAGAGGAGCGGGAGCTGTGGGTACAGAGCGTGCAGGCCCAGATCCTCGCCAGCCTGCAGGGCTGCCGCAGCGCCAAGGACAAG ACTCGACTGGGGAATCAGAATGCAGCTCTGGCTGTACAGGCCGTCCGCACTGTTCGTGGCAACAGCTTCTGTATCGACTGCGACGCCCCCA ATCCAGACTGGGCCAGCCTGAACCTGGGCGCCCTGATGTGCATCGAGTGCTCAGGGACCCACCGACATCTGGGGGCTCACCTGTCCCGGGTCCGTTCCCTTGACCTTGATGACTGGCCACCTGAGCTGCTAGCTGTCATGACCGCGATGGGCAATGCCTTGGCCAATAGTGTCTGGGAGGGGGCCCTGGATGGTTATGCAAAGCCAGGGCCTGACGCCTGCAG agaggagaaagagcgcTGGATAAGGGCCAAGTATGAACAGAAGCTCTTCCTGGCCCCACTGCCGAGCTCGGACGTGCCTCTGGGGCAGCAGCTGCTCCGGGCCGTGGTGGAGGATGACCTGCGGCTGCTGGTGATGCTTTTGGCACACGGGTCCAAGGAGGAGGTGAATGAGACCTACGGGGACGGGGATGGGCGGACGGCTCTGCATCTCTCCAGTGCCATGGCCAACGTCGTCTTCACACAGCTGCTCATCTGG TATGGGGTGGATGTGAGGAGCCGGGACGCCCGGGGTCTGACTCCACTGGCCTATGCTCGCCGGGCTGGCAGCCAGGAGTGTGCAGACATCTTGATCCAGCATGGCTGCCCTGCGGAGGGCTGTGGCTTAGCACCTACCCCCAACAGAGAGCCTGCCAATGGCACCAACACCTCTGCTGAGCTGCACCGAAGCCCTAGCCTCCTCTAA
- the AGAP3 gene encoding arf-GAP with GTPase, ANK repeat and PH domain-containing protein 3 isoform X1, with amino-acid sequence MERGWPPGDSRSPERPAVCRRALSVCDSLDVHGAPAGRAAAALQAALCAAREQPARPRSVCSGGSGRPPSGARSLLLGLLRPRLGRRGPTDGHSPAPRPAPSGRPGSAASSPAPSPAPAPRSRPPGAQAPRPRPTSMTFLEVNRLELAAAEAEGAGAGLGRAGSAGFLRGASLWSSQRWQVLRGGGGRGGPGPRRGLSALRKSFSFRLRRGQEIRRAESGLLPRVRTRSDGDASSLGAFPSRRDLLLGAEAPRPAPEPGRPRAAASLWRLLTSRFRRREPEPAPAEPLWSRRAAADPGLLGAPSDSFVNSQEWTLSRSVPELKVGIVGNLSSGKSALVHRYLTGTYVQEESPEGGRFKKEIVVDGQSYLLLIRDEGGPPELQFAAWVDAVVFVFSLEDEISFQTVYNYFLRLCSFRNASEVPMVLVGTQDAISAANPRVIDDSRARKLSTDLKRCTYYETCATYGLNVERVFQDVAQKVVALRKKQQLAIGPCKSLPNSPSHSAVSAASIPAVHINQATNGGSSAFSDYSSSVPSTPSISQRELRIETIAASSTPTPIRKQSKRRSNIFTSRKGADLDREKKAAECKVDSIGSGRAIPIKQGILLKRSGKSLNKEWKKKYVTLCDNGLLTYHPSLHDYMQNIHGKEIDLLRTTVKVPGKRLPRATPATAPGTSPRANGLALERSNTQLGGGTGAPHSASSPAWAGPHPEGLHQRSCSVSSADQWSEAAALPPASGPAEVLSSSPKLEPPPSPHSNRKKHRRKKSTGTPRPDGPSSATEETEESFEFVVVSLTGQTWHFEASTAEERELWVQSVQAQILASLQGCRSAKDKTRLGNQNAALAVQAVRTVRGNSFCIDCDAPNPDWASLNLGALMCIECSGTHRHLGAHLSRVRSLDLDDWPPELLAVMTAMGNALANSVWEGALDGYAKPGPDACREEKERWIRAKYEQKLFLAPLPSSDVPLGQQLLRAVVEDDLRLLVMLLAHGSKEEVNETYGDGDGRTALHLSSAMANVVFTQLLIWYGVDVRSRDARGLTPLAYARRAGSQECADILIQHGCPAEGCGLAPTPNREPANGTNTSAELHRSPSLL; translated from the exons ATGGAGCGGGGCTGGCCGCCGGGGGACAGCCGCAGCCCGGAGCGGCCAGCCGTCTGCCGCCGCGCCCTCAGCGTCTGCGACTCGCTGGACGTGCACGGCGCCCCGGCCGGCCGTGCCGCCGCCGCCCTGCAGGCCGCCCTGTGCGCCGCGCGCGAGCAGCCGGCGCGGCCGCGGAGCGTGTGCTCGGGCGGCTCGGGGCGGCCGCCCTCCGGCGCCCGCAGCCTGCTGCTCGGCCTCCTGCGCCCGCGCCTCGGCCGCCGCGGCCCCACCGACGGGCATTCGCCGGCTCCCAGGCCTGCGCCCTCGGGGCGCCCCGGCTCGGCCGCGAGCAGCCCGGCACCCAGTCCCGCGCCTGCCCCGCGCAGCCGCCCGCCGGGGGCCCAGGCGCCGCGGCCGCGGCCCACCAGCATGACGTTCCTGGAGGTGAACCGCCTGGAGCTGGCGGCGGCCGAGGCCGAGGGCGCGGGCGCGGGACTGGGCCGCGCGGGCAGCGCGGGCTTCCTGCGGGGCGCCTCGCTGTGGAGCAGCCAGCGCTGGCAGGTGCTGCGCGGCGGCGGTGGGCGCGGCGGCCCGGGCCCCCGGCGCGGCCTGTCGGCGCTGAGGAAGAGCTTCAGCTTCCGCCTGCGCCGCGGCCAGGAGATCCGGCGCGCCGAGTCGGGGCTGCTGCCCCGGGTGCGCACCCGCAGCGACGGCGACGCCAGCTCCCTGGGCGCCTTCCCCAGCCGCCGCGACCTGCTGCTGGGCGCCgaggccccgcgccccgcgccggaGCCCGGCCGCCCCCGCGCCGCCGCCAGCCTCTGGAGGCTGCTCACCAGCCGCTTCCGCCGGAGGGAGCCGGAGCCCGCGCCCGCCGAGCCGCTGTGGAGCCGCAGGGCGGCCGCGGACCCCGGGCTCCTGGGCGCGCCGAGCG ACTCCTTTGTGAACAGCCAGGAGTGGACCCTGAGCCGCTCGGTGCCGGAGCTTAAGGTG GGCATTGTGGGAAACCTGTCTAGTGGGAAGTCGGCCCTGGTGCACCGCTATCTCACGGGGACGTATGTCCAGGAGGAGTCCCCTGAAG GGGGTCGGTTTAAGAAGGAGATTGTGGTGGATGGCCAGAGTTACCTGCTGCTGATTCGAGATGAAGGAGGCCCCCCTGAGCTCCAG TTTGCTGCCTGGGTGGACGCAGTGGTGTTTGTGTTCAGCCTGGAGGATGAAATCAGCTTCCAGACGGTGTACAACTACTTCCTGCGGCTCTGCAGCTTCCGCAACGCCAGCGAGGTGCCCATGGTGCTGGTGGGCACGCAGG ATGCCATCAGTGCCGCAAACCCCCGGGTCATCGACGACAGCAGGGCCCGCAAGCTCTCCACGGACTTGAAGCGCTGCACCTACTATGAGACATGCGCGACCTACGGGCTCAATGTGGAGCGTGTCTTCCAGGACG TGGCCCAGAAGGTAGTGGCCTTGCGGAAGAAGCAGCAGCTGGCCATCGGGCCCTGCAAGTCACTGCCCAACTCCCCCAGCCACTCGGCAGTGTCCGCCGCCTCCATCCCGGCCGTGCACATCAACCAG GCCACGAATGGCGGCAGCAGCGCCTTCAGCGACTACTCATCCTCagtcccctccacccccagcatCAGCCAGCGGGAGCTGCGCATCGAGACCATCGCTGCCTCCTCTACCCCCACACCCATCCGCAAGCAATCCAAGCGGCGCTCCAACATCTTCACG TCTCGAAAGGGTGCTGACTTGGACCGGGAGAAAAAAGCCGCCGAGTGCAAGGTGGACAGTATCGGGAGTGGTCGGGCCATCCCCATTAAGCAG GGCATCCTGCTGAAGCGGAGTGGCAAGTCCCTGAACAAGGAGTGGAAGAAGAAGTACGTGACACTCTGTGACAACGGGCTGCTCACCTACCACCCCAGCCTGCAC GATTACATGCAGAACATCCACGGCAAGGAGATTGACCTCCTGCGGACAACAGTGAAAGTGCCAGGGAAGCGCCTGCCTCGAGCCACACCTGCCACAGCCCCAGGCACCAGCCCTCGGGCCAATGGGCTGGCCTTGGAGCGGAGTAACACACAGCTGGGTGGAGGCACAG GTGCCCCCCACTCGGCCAGCAGCCCAGCCTGGGCTGGCCCGCACCCCGAGGGGCTGCACCAGCGCTCCTGCTCCGTTTCCAGTGCCGACCAGTGGAGTGAGGCCGCTGCCCTGCCCCCAG CCAGTGGCCCAGCTGAGGTGCTCAGTTCCAGCCCCAAGCTGGAGCCTCCCCCATCTCCCCACTCCAACCGGAAGAAGCACCGGCGGAAAAAGAGCACCGGGACCCCCCGACCCGACGGCCCCAGCAGTGCTACTGAAG AGACGGAGGAGTCGTTTGAGTTTGTGGTGGTGTCCCTCACTGGGCAGACATGGCACTTCGAGGCCTCGACTGCAGAGGAGCGGGAGCTGTGGGTACAGAGCGTGCAGGCCCAGATCCTCGCCAGCCTGCAGGGCTGCCGCAGCGCCAAGGACAAG ACTCGACTGGGGAATCAGAATGCAGCTCTGGCTGTACAGGCCGTCCGCACTGTTCGTGGCAACAGCTTCTGTATCGACTGCGACGCCCCCA ATCCAGACTGGGCCAGCCTGAACCTGGGCGCCCTGATGTGCATCGAGTGCTCAGGGACCCACCGACATCTGGGGGCTCACCTGTCCCGGGTCCGTTCCCTTGACCTTGATGACTGGCCACCTGAGCTGCTAGCTGTCATGACCGCGATGGGCAATGCCTTGGCCAATAGTGTCTGGGAGGGGGCCCTGGATGGTTATGCAAAGCCAGGGCCTGACGCCTGCAG agaggagaaagagcgcTGGATAAGGGCCAAGTATGAACAGAAGCTCTTCCTGGCCCCACTGCCGAGCTCGGACGTGCCTCTGGGGCAGCAGCTGCTCCGGGCCGTGGTGGAGGATGACCTGCGGCTGCTGGTGATGCTTTTGGCACACGGGTCCAAGGAGGAGGTGAATGAGACCTACGGGGACGGGGATGGGCGGACGGCTCTGCATCTCTCCAGTGCCATGGCCAACGTCGTCTTCACACAGCTGCTCATCTGG TATGGGGTGGATGTGAGGAGCCGGGACGCCCGGGGTCTGACTCCACTGGCCTATGCTCGCCGGGCTGGCAGCCAGGAGTGTGCAGACATCTTGATCCAGCATGGCTGCCCTGCGGAGGGCTGTGGCTTAGCACCTACCCCCAACAGAGAGCCTGCCAATGGCACCAACACCTCTGCTGAGCTGCACCGAAGCCCTAGCCTCCTCTAA
- the AGAP3 gene encoding arf-GAP with GTPase, ANK repeat and PH domain-containing protein 3 isoform X7, with protein MERGWPPGDSRSPERPAVCRRALSVCDSLDVHGAPAGRAAAALQAALCAAREQPARPRSVCSGGSGRPPSGARSLLLGLLRPRLGRRGPTDGHSPAPRPAPSGRPGSAASSPAPSPAPAPRSRPPGAQAPRPRPTSMTFLEVNRLELAAAEAEGAGAGLGRAGSAGFLRGASLWSSQRWQVLRGGGGRGGPGPRRGLSALRKSFSFRLRRGQEIRRAESGLLPRVRTRSDGDASSLGAFPSRRDLLLGAEAPRPAPEPGRPRAAASLWRLLTSRFRRREPEPAPAEPLWSRRAAADPGLLGAPSDSFVNSQEWTLSRSVPELKVGIVGNLSSGKSALVHRYLTGTYVQEESPEGGRFKKEIVVDGQSYLLLIRDEGGPPELQFAAWVDAVVFVFSLEDEISFQTVYNYFLRLCSFRNASEVPMVLVGTQDAISAANPRVIDDSRARKLSTDLKRCTYYETCATYGLNVERVFQDVAQKVVALRKKQQLAIGPCKSLPNSPSHSAVSAASIPAVHINQATNGGSSAFSDYSSSVPSTPSISQRELRIETIAASSTPTPIRKQSKRRSNIFTICATVSNFSSTKRPFQLLPN; from the exons ATGGAGCGGGGCTGGCCGCCGGGGGACAGCCGCAGCCCGGAGCGGCCAGCCGTCTGCCGCCGCGCCCTCAGCGTCTGCGACTCGCTGGACGTGCACGGCGCCCCGGCCGGCCGTGCCGCCGCCGCCCTGCAGGCCGCCCTGTGCGCCGCGCGCGAGCAGCCGGCGCGGCCGCGGAGCGTGTGCTCGGGCGGCTCGGGGCGGCCGCCCTCCGGCGCCCGCAGCCTGCTGCTCGGCCTCCTGCGCCCGCGCCTCGGCCGCCGCGGCCCCACCGACGGGCATTCGCCGGCTCCCAGGCCTGCGCCCTCGGGGCGCCCCGGCTCGGCCGCGAGCAGCCCGGCACCCAGTCCCGCGCCTGCCCCGCGCAGCCGCCCGCCGGGGGCCCAGGCGCCGCGGCCGCGGCCCACCAGCATGACGTTCCTGGAGGTGAACCGCCTGGAGCTGGCGGCGGCCGAGGCCGAGGGCGCGGGCGCGGGACTGGGCCGCGCGGGCAGCGCGGGCTTCCTGCGGGGCGCCTCGCTGTGGAGCAGCCAGCGCTGGCAGGTGCTGCGCGGCGGCGGTGGGCGCGGCGGCCCGGGCCCCCGGCGCGGCCTGTCGGCGCTGAGGAAGAGCTTCAGCTTCCGCCTGCGCCGCGGCCAGGAGATCCGGCGCGCCGAGTCGGGGCTGCTGCCCCGGGTGCGCACCCGCAGCGACGGCGACGCCAGCTCCCTGGGCGCCTTCCCCAGCCGCCGCGACCTGCTGCTGGGCGCCgaggccccgcgccccgcgccggaGCCCGGCCGCCCCCGCGCCGCCGCCAGCCTCTGGAGGCTGCTCACCAGCCGCTTCCGCCGGAGGGAGCCGGAGCCCGCGCCCGCCGAGCCGCTGTGGAGCCGCAGGGCGGCCGCGGACCCCGGGCTCCTGGGCGCGCCGAGCG ACTCCTTTGTGAACAGCCAGGAGTGGACCCTGAGCCGCTCGGTGCCGGAGCTTAAGGTG GGCATTGTGGGAAACCTGTCTAGTGGGAAGTCGGCCCTGGTGCACCGCTATCTCACGGGGACGTATGTCCAGGAGGAGTCCCCTGAAG GGGGTCGGTTTAAGAAGGAGATTGTGGTGGATGGCCAGAGTTACCTGCTGCTGATTCGAGATGAAGGAGGCCCCCCTGAGCTCCAG TTTGCTGCCTGGGTGGACGCAGTGGTGTTTGTGTTCAGCCTGGAGGATGAAATCAGCTTCCAGACGGTGTACAACTACTTCCTGCGGCTCTGCAGCTTCCGCAACGCCAGCGAGGTGCCCATGGTGCTGGTGGGCACGCAGG ATGCCATCAGTGCCGCAAACCCCCGGGTCATCGACGACAGCAGGGCCCGCAAGCTCTCCACGGACTTGAAGCGCTGCACCTACTATGAGACATGCGCGACCTACGGGCTCAATGTGGAGCGTGTCTTCCAGGACG TGGCCCAGAAGGTAGTGGCCTTGCGGAAGAAGCAGCAGCTGGCCATCGGGCCCTGCAAGTCACTGCCCAACTCCCCCAGCCACTCGGCAGTGTCCGCCGCCTCCATCCCGGCCGTGCACATCAACCAG GCCACGAATGGCGGCAGCAGCGCCTTCAGCGACTACTCATCCTCagtcccctccacccccagcatCAGCCAGCGGGAGCTGCGCATCGAGACCATCGCTGCCTCCTCTACCCCCACACCCATCCGCAAGCAATCCAAGCGGCGCTCCAACATCTTCACG ATATGTGCCACTGTTTCCAACTTTTCATCAACAAAAAGGCCTTTCCAACTCCTTCCAAATTAG
- the AGAP3 gene encoding arf-GAP with GTPase, ANK repeat and PH domain-containing protein 3 isoform X4 yields the protein MWHWPPPLDSLARRLAQLAWPRWAAAVVSLFPTAQLAAPAAGRCFAATLWARRARAMLEGQCGSRTAPGCGKKRKPFAQSHPHAPFGFQQKASSASSLRRTSTGFLWLCGLRWAHPHTYQGINRQIFERRLDSFVNSQEWTLSRSVPELKVGIVGNLSSGKSALVHRYLTGTYVQEESPEGGRFKKEIVVDGQSYLLLIRDEGGPPELQFAAWVDAVVFVFSLEDEISFQTVYNYFLRLCSFRNASEVPMVLVGTQDAISAANPRVIDDSRARKLSTDLKRCTYYETCATYGLNVERVFQDVAQKVVALRKKQQLAIGPCKSLPNSPSHSAVSAASIPAVHINQATNGGSSAFSDYSSSVPSTPSISQRELRIETIAASSTPTPIRKQSKRRSNIFTSRKGADLDREKKAAECKVDSIGSGRAIPIKQGILLKRSGKSLNKEWKKKYVTLCDNGLLTYHPSLHDYMQNIHGKEIDLLRTTVKVPGKRLPRATPATAPGTSPRANGLALERSNTQLGGGTGAPHSASSPAWAGPHPEGLHQRSCSVSSADQWSEAAALPPASGPAEVLSSSPKLEPPPSPHSNRKKHRRKKSTGTPRPDGPSSATEETEESFEFVVVSLTGQTWHFEASTAEERELWVQSVQAQILASLQGCRSAKDKTRLGNQNAALAVQAVRTVRGNSFCIDCDAPNPDWASLNLGALMCIECSGTHRHLGAHLSRVRSLDLDDWPPELLAVMTAMGNALANSVWEGALDGYAKPGPDACREEKERWIRAKYEQKLFLAPLPSSDVPLGQQLLRAVVEDDLRLLVMLLAHGSKEEVNETYGDGDGRTALHLSSAMANVVFTQLLIWYGVDVRSRDARGLTPLAYARRAGSQECADILIQHGCPAEGCGLAPTPNREPANGTNTSAELHRSPSLL from the exons ATGTGGCACTGGCCACCTCCCTTGGACTCACTGGCCAGAAGGCTTGCCCAGCTTGCGTGGCCACGGTGGGCTGCTGCTGTGGTCTCCCTGTTTCCTACCGCACAGCTGGCGGCCCCGGCTGCAGGAAGATGTTTTGCTGCCACCTTGTGGGCAAGAAGAGCCCGCGCGATGTTGGAGGGCCAGTGTGGCTCCAGGACCGCTCCAGGCTGCGGGAAGAAGCGGAAGCCTTTCGCTCAGAGCCACCCACATGCACCTTTTGGCTTTCAGCAGAAAGCTAGCTCTGCCTCATCTCTCAGAAGGACGTCCACAGGCTTCCTGTGGCTGTGCGGCCTCCGCTGGGCACACCCCCACACTTATCAAGGGATCAACCGGCAAATATTTGAGCGGAGACTAG ACTCCTTTGTGAACAGCCAGGAGTGGACCCTGAGCCGCTCGGTGCCGGAGCTTAAGGTG GGCATTGTGGGAAACCTGTCTAGTGGGAAGTCGGCCCTGGTGCACCGCTATCTCACGGGGACGTATGTCCAGGAGGAGTCCCCTGAAG GGGGTCGGTTTAAGAAGGAGATTGTGGTGGATGGCCAGAGTTACCTGCTGCTGATTCGAGATGAAGGAGGCCCCCCTGAGCTCCAG TTTGCTGCCTGGGTGGACGCAGTGGTGTTTGTGTTCAGCCTGGAGGATGAAATCAGCTTCCAGACGGTGTACAACTACTTCCTGCGGCTCTGCAGCTTCCGCAACGCCAGCGAGGTGCCCATGGTGCTGGTGGGCACGCAGG ATGCCATCAGTGCCGCAAACCCCCGGGTCATCGACGACAGCAGGGCCCGCAAGCTCTCCACGGACTTGAAGCGCTGCACCTACTATGAGACATGCGCGACCTACGGGCTCAATGTGGAGCGTGTCTTCCAGGACG TGGCCCAGAAGGTAGTGGCCTTGCGGAAGAAGCAGCAGCTGGCCATCGGGCCCTGCAAGTCACTGCCCAACTCCCCCAGCCACTCGGCAGTGTCCGCCGCCTCCATCCCGGCCGTGCACATCAACCAG GCCACGAATGGCGGCAGCAGCGCCTTCAGCGACTACTCATCCTCagtcccctccacccccagcatCAGCCAGCGGGAGCTGCGCATCGAGACCATCGCTGCCTCCTCTACCCCCACACCCATCCGCAAGCAATCCAAGCGGCGCTCCAACATCTTCACG TCTCGAAAGGGTGCTGACTTGGACCGGGAGAAAAAAGCCGCCGAGTGCAAGGTGGACAGTATCGGGAGTGGTCGGGCCATCCCCATTAAGCAG GGCATCCTGCTGAAGCGGAGTGGCAAGTCCCTGAACAAGGAGTGGAAGAAGAAGTACGTGACACTCTGTGACAACGGGCTGCTCACCTACCACCCCAGCCTGCAC GATTACATGCAGAACATCCACGGCAAGGAGATTGACCTCCTGCGGACAACAGTGAAAGTGCCAGGGAAGCGCCTGCCTCGAGCCACACCTGCCACAGCCCCAGGCACCAGCCCTCGGGCCAATGGGCTGGCCTTGGAGCGGAGTAACACACAGCTGGGTGGAGGCACAG GTGCCCCCCACTCGGCCAGCAGCCCAGCCTGGGCTGGCCCGCACCCCGAGGGGCTGCACCAGCGCTCCTGCTCCGTTTCCAGTGCCGACCAGTGGAGTGAGGCCGCTGCCCTGCCCCCAG CCAGTGGCCCAGCTGAGGTGCTCAGTTCCAGCCCCAAGCTGGAGCCTCCCCCATCTCCCCACTCCAACCGGAAGAAGCACCGGCGGAAAAAGAGCACCGGGACCCCCCGACCCGACGGCCCCAGCAGTGCTACTGAAG AGACGGAGGAGTCGTTTGAGTTTGTGGTGGTGTCCCTCACTGGGCAGACATGGCACTTCGAGGCCTCGACTGCAGAGGAGCGGGAGCTGTGGGTACAGAGCGTGCAGGCCCAGATCCTCGCCAGCCTGCAGGGCTGCCGCAGCGCCAAGGACAAG ACTCGACTGGGGAATCAGAATGCAGCTCTGGCTGTACAGGCCGTCCGCACTGTTCGTGGCAACAGCTTCTGTATCGACTGCGACGCCCCCA ATCCAGACTGGGCCAGCCTGAACCTGGGCGCCCTGATGTGCATCGAGTGCTCAGGGACCCACCGACATCTGGGGGCTCACCTGTCCCGGGTCCGTTCCCTTGACCTTGATGACTGGCCACCTGAGCTGCTAGCTGTCATGACCGCGATGGGCAATGCCTTGGCCAATAGTGTCTGGGAGGGGGCCCTGGATGGTTATGCAAAGCCAGGGCCTGACGCCTGCAG agaggagaaagagcgcTGGATAAGGGCCAAGTATGAACAGAAGCTCTTCCTGGCCCCACTGCCGAGCTCGGACGTGCCTCTGGGGCAGCAGCTGCTCCGGGCCGTGGTGGAGGATGACCTGCGGCTGCTGGTGATGCTTTTGGCACACGGGTCCAAGGAGGAGGTGAATGAGACCTACGGGGACGGGGATGGGCGGACGGCTCTGCATCTCTCCAGTGCCATGGCCAACGTCGTCTTCACACAGCTGCTCATCTGG TATGGGGTGGATGTGAGGAGCCGGGACGCCCGGGGTCTGACTCCACTGGCCTATGCTCGCCGGGCTGGCAGCCAGGAGTGTGCAGACATCTTGATCCAGCATGGCTGCCCTGCGGAGGGCTGTGGCTTAGCACCTACCCCCAACAGAGAGCCTGCCAATGGCACCAACACCTCTGCTGAGCTGCACCGAAGCCCTAGCCTCCTCTAA